ACCTGGTTCCCGAGTGGGTTAATCCGAGTGGTTTCCACTGGAAAGGATGGCACTCCCCAGAAATCTGGGGCTTTACTCAGCCTTTGACACGAGTTTGGGAAGAACAGCACAAGGATAGAAGGAGCTCTAGCCCCAGCCCCACAAGGAGAAAGCTGTCCCTCAGGTTTTCTCCAGACCCAAATCGTGCTGTACCTTTCTTCAGCGCCgtgggcagccccagctgccgcAGCTGCGGCTCCATGGAGTGGGGGAATTGCTCCAGGGGCCCCGTGTCCAGGCTGACCCCGTACGGCGCCTTGTTCCCAGCACGGGCAAAGTCCAGCTCCCGGAACCTGGAGAACCACCTGGGACAGAGGTGGGCAACAAGAGCTTCAGCCGGGGCAGGAGCACCCCTGAGCGAGACAGGGACTGGGGCACAGCTTCCCGAGGACCTGGTGTTACTTAgggaggctgtggctgcccctggatccctgcaagtgCCCaaggggctggaatgagatgggcttcaaggtccctcccaacccaaacccttccgTGACTTCTGCTGTTGCAGGAATGGCGGACAAAGACAAGTGGAAAAGGTCCATGAGACCATCCCTGCTGTaagggaagcagcagggaaTGCTGGGGTTTTGTGACAACAAaaaggctgtgccaggctggtaCTTACTCATCCACCTCGTCCCTGGTGCGGTTGGTGAAGAGGAGCCCGACCTCCCCTCTCAGGTGTTTGCTGACCTGGAAGAAAGGAGCATCCGTGGGGACTGGGGAGCACCAGGGACTCACCTGCAGGGCTCcgtcctgccctgctccactCAACAGAGCCCTTGTGGCAGGACGTGGATGGATTCAGGTAAAAGCCCCACAGAAGGGTGACCCCAGGATGTGACTCCAGGCTGCGAAGGTGCCAGGTGAAGCTGTAGGACACGCAGAGGAGCTCAGCGGGTACCTTGTGCAGGTTCTCCTTGTACTCGCTGCTCGGCTCCCGGCCCAGCGCCACCATCATCACCTTGTTCTTCCCGAAGAAGATCCTgcccaggaggaggaggaggaggaggaggaggaagatgtcAGCCCTGGAGCTCACCCCCTGGGCATCCCCCACCCCGCACCACCCCCTGCCCACCTGCTGTGCTTCCAGGCGTTCCGCACATCCTTCAGCTTGTTGTTCCTCATGTTGGCCACGGAGAAGACGAAGATGTACTTGTAGGTGTCCACACAACGCCGCAGCTGCGGGGGAGCCGTTACCGGGACCGGGACGGGcacggggggcggggggaacgggcaggacggggagagaggagaagggcccgggcccgggccaGACTCACCTCGGCGATCAGCGCCTGCTTGGCTTCCAGCCCCTTGCGGGGCGTCCGCGTCAGGGACACTGCGGGGAGCGGAGAGAGCGTCAGGGAGGcgtggggatggaggatgggagaggggaagggcATGGAGAAAGGAACGAGAGACGGGGAAGGAGTCGAGGGACCGGGAAGGGGACAGGGATCGGGCAAAGGACAAGGGAtagggcagggggcgggggcGATGGATGGGGTCGAGAAATGAGAAAGCGACGGGGAAAGGGACAGGAATGGGGGTGGTGAAAGGGAAGGGGGCGATGGGATGGAGGAATGAGAAAGCGACGGAGAAGGGGGCAGGAACGGGGGCGGGAGAGGGAAGGGGGCGATGGGATGGAGGAATGAGAAAGCGACGGAGAAGGGGGCAGGAACGGGGGCGGGAGAGGGAAGGGGGCGATGGGATGGAGGAATGAGAAAGCGACGGAGAAGGGGGCAGGAACGGGGGCGGGAGAGGGAAGGGGGCGATGGGATGGAGGAATGAGAAAGCGACGGAGAAGGGGGCAGGAACGGGGGCGGGAGAGGGACGGGCGCGGCCCCGCTCGCACCTTTGCGGTCCCGCTTGGACTTGGGCATGGCTCCGCCGTGCTCCGAGGCCCCCGGGCCGCGCGCGGGCTGCTGGGagcgggcggggctgccccgcaCGCTGCCTGCGCGCTCCCCGCGGCGCTGACGTCCTTTCcccgcgcaggcggcggcgcgggcggccccgcggcgcgGAAGGCCCCCCGGGCGCCGGGGCCGCTGTCatggcggcggggccgcgggcgctGCTGCGGGTCCCGGTCCTGCTGCCGGTCCCGGTCCTGCTGCcggtcctggtcctgctgccggtcctggtcctgctgccttTGGCCGCCGCCGTCTACGAGGACCAAGTGGGCAAGTTCGACTGGTGAGCGCCGGGGTCCCACCGGGTTGGGTCCCCTCTCCCGCGGGCaggccccgcgcccgccgcgccccggTCCCATTTCAGCGGCGCTGCCGTTCCCTCTCGCAGGAGGCAGCAGTACGTGGGGAAGCTCAAGTTCGCCTCCCTGGAGGCCTCGCAGGGCTCGAAGAAGCTCGTCGTGGCTACCGAGGAGAACGTGGTGGCCGCCCTGAACTCCCGGAGCGGCGAAATCCGTGAGTGCGGCCGCTTCGGGGCCTCGGGGGCCCCGCGGCGGTGCCGGTGCTTTCCCGGAAGGTTAACGCTGCTCTGGGGCCTTGGCGGGCGGGGGGCTCAGCCGGCGGGTCAGCCCTGCCTGAGGGCTGCCTCTGGGAGCAGCCTGAAAAGCGCCGTTCACTTGTGTTAAAGCTTCCGAAGTTTAATAGTGACCAAAATAGCAAGAAAAATTAGCACAACGAGAGACAGcgaaaagcaaagaattacggatgtccggCTGCTCTTGCACTCTGCCACAAAGCACAGCTTGCTAACAAAGGATTaccccttaaaagcaatagcttcttgcatattcatacattcCATACATAATTCAAACATTTCTTGTCAAAACAGGGTGTTTCTGCTTAGTTTTAGCTTTGCCCCCTCATCTCATAAATCATTTTTCTTGGCTCCTCGAGGTCTGAGTGTTCCCGACAAGGAGGCAACAATTCTTTTCTTGGGATCTTGGTGTCTTCTTGCTGTTATCTCCATCCAAACAGGATAATGTGAAGATTTTCTAGATTATCTAGATTATTTATCTTGCAGTAGCTACAGAAAGTATCTTACATCACGTAGTTTCTGTGTAGCTTTAGCctaaaaactacatttaccacACTGCTTACAGAAAGATTTATACAGCAGTGCTTAAAAGCGATTAATACAGCGCTTTCCAACGTGACGCGTACAGGATTCATTTCAACATCTGCAGCCAGCCGGTCCCATAAAATGCACGTTTCCCAAGCAGCCCgggtgtcgtggtttgacatggaagtgaatttttttcaggaagttgggtcaaaccagtcagtggtcaggtttggatattggcacctggagtgaccactgaaggtgtggacacgcctctgagaacacagggggttaaaagcaggaactgcCAGGGGAGctttctctttggttctggtcagggtgctgtgcagacctcccctgcccagccatggggagggggagccatgaggcctggtcgaggtgagccgaggggtagaaggactggaaccgagccagctcctgtggatggaagggtggagagaagcggagatgcctttgttctCCCCCCactcagagggaagagacagagagtccggacggcacctgtaactttgccggcggaggagaaggaagggtggggggaaggtgcccagccttggccttgggaatccgctgctgggcagagatatcagccgtccagggagtctgagcttttaaccctttcctgagaaatgaaggctttgtaaaatattactccttcTTGATTTGAcgtagaagagagacagtctgggatccaagatgatggaagaggaaattgttgagttggaaggagatgatggagtggcttgtggctggacttctcttgttagccatagactgaaccaaattctcctgacagaggctgcacttagggggatgcggtggtgagccaagagacctgtttcagtgattaccaacagaggagtggagagaacagaggaaagttggagaaggtgtggagaggccctctgtctttgaggaagaagaagaggagaagaagatctctgttcttggaccctcagccccaggggaaaatgggggggactgtagtcccaaaatgagaaactgaactgttgtctcttttggtccatggcaaagcatccttaaaagagcccta
Above is a genomic segment from Anomalospiza imberbis isolate Cuckoo-Finch-1a 21T00152 chromosome 23, ASM3175350v1, whole genome shotgun sequence containing:
- the MRTO4 gene encoding mRNA turnover protein 4 homolog; amino-acid sequence: MPKSKRDRKVSLTRTPRKGLEAKQALIAELRRCVDTYKYIFVFSVANMRNNKLKDVRNAWKHSRIFFGKNKVMMVALGREPSSEYKENLHKVSKHLRGEVGLLFTNRTRDEVDEWFSRFRELDFARAGNKAPYGVSLDTGPLEQFPHSMEPQLRQLGLPTALKKGVVTLLSDYEVCKEGDVLTPEQARVLKLFGYEMAEFKVTMKFLWNSETGDFQKLVGDEAEEEEEEDDDDGSNED